The following are encoded in a window of Streptomyces griseiscabiei genomic DNA:
- a CDS encoding polysaccharide deacetylase family protein gives MTKDQMFTRRHVVTGAAAFLGAAGTAGTAALLIGDGGPAPAPAGAPAPAAGPGARPALRPSSYRLQPLTGYGRPARRRALVPAGVRSEPFLRMEGRGRSMVLTFDDGPDPRYTPDILRVLRDHDVRAMFFVCGEMAVQHKDLLREMADDGHVVGNHTWSHPLLTSLSRSRVHEEMARTSDIIEKAYGEPPLWFRAPYGAWNRAAFRFGAELGMEPLGWTVDTLDWRTPGAHTIAERVTDGAGPGVVVLSHDAGGDRSQSVAALRDYLPELLDSGYRVTVPQRKYA, from the coding sequence ATGACGAAGGATCAGATGTTCACGCGTCGCCATGTGGTGACGGGCGCCGCCGCCTTCCTGGGCGCGGCCGGCACGGCGGGCACCGCCGCACTGCTCATCGGCGACGGGGGCCCCGCTCCGGCACCGGCCGGTGCCCCCGCCCCGGCGGCCGGCCCCGGGGCCCGCCCGGCGCTCCGGCCCTCCTCCTACCGTCTCCAGCCCCTCACCGGCTACGGCCGGCCCGCCCGGCGCCGTGCCCTGGTCCCGGCCGGCGTCCGCAGCGAGCCCTTCCTGCGGATGGAGGGGCGCGGCCGGAGCATGGTGCTGACCTTCGACGACGGCCCCGACCCCCGCTACACCCCCGACATCCTGCGCGTCCTGCGCGATCACGACGTCCGGGCGATGTTCTTCGTCTGCGGCGAGATGGCGGTCCAGCACAAGGACCTGCTGCGGGAGATGGCCGACGACGGCCATGTCGTCGGCAACCACACCTGGTCCCATCCGCTGCTCACCAGCCTCTCCCGGTCCCGGGTGCACGAGGAGATGGCCCGCACCAGCGACATCATCGAGAAGGCCTACGGCGAGCCGCCGCTGTGGTTCCGCGCCCCGTACGGCGCCTGGAACCGGGCCGCGTTCCGGTTCGGCGCCGAACTCGGCATGGAGCCGCTGGGCTGGACCGTGGACACCCTCGACTGGCGGACCCCCGGCGCGCACACCATCGCGGAGCGGGTCACGGACGGAGCGGGCCCCGGTGTCGTCGTGCTCTCCCACGACGCGGGCGGCGACCGCTCGCAGAGCGTGGCGGCCCTGCGCGACTATCTGCCCGAACTCCTGGACTCCGGATACCGCGTGACCGTGCCCCAGCGGAAATACGCCTGA
- a CDS encoding class F sortase, with the protein MSSSGPAEAEWEERRKKRAPWGVIALVLLTGLALIRNGSGEFDVGPPQPASAAAADSGATPHGTFTDVPDPLPYSMVDRVRIPSIRVDAPAMAVGLDAQGWVDAPPARDPNLAGWFTGAVSPGEKGTAVVVGHVDNDQGPAVFYGLGALKKGTEVEIRRADRKTAVFEIYGIEVFEKNNFPGDRVYGNSGIPELRVITCGGGFSKQNGYDGNVVVFARLVEVR; encoded by the coding sequence ATGTCTTCGTCCGGACCGGCCGAGGCCGAATGGGAGGAGCGGCGGAAGAAGCGTGCTCCGTGGGGCGTGATAGCGCTTGTTCTGCTGACCGGTCTCGCTCTGATCCGCAATGGCTCGGGGGAGTTCGACGTGGGTCCGCCGCAGCCGGCGTCCGCGGCGGCGGCCGACAGCGGCGCCACCCCGCACGGCACCTTCACCGACGTTCCCGACCCGTTGCCGTACTCCATGGTCGACCGGGTGCGGATCCCCTCGATCCGGGTGGACGCGCCGGCCATGGCCGTCGGGCTGGACGCGCAGGGCTGGGTGGACGCGCCGCCGGCCCGCGACCCGAATCTCGCGGGCTGGTTCACCGGGGCGGTCTCCCCCGGGGAGAAGGGCACGGCCGTCGTGGTCGGCCATGTCGACAACGATCAGGGGCCCGCCGTGTTCTACGGACTCGGGGCGCTGAAGAAAGGCACCGAGGTCGAGATCCGGCGCGCGGACCGGAAGACCGCCGTCTTCGAGATCTACGGCATCGAGGTCTTCGAGAAGAACAATTTCCCGGGCGACCGGGTCTACGGGAACAGCGGAATTCCCGAACTGCGGGTCATCACCTGCGGGGGCGGTTTCTCCAAGCAGAACGGCTACGACGGGAACGTCGTCGTGTTCGCCCGCCTGGTCGAGGTGCGCTGA
- a CDS encoding universal stress protein, with amino-acid sequence MTDQQAHRFERGTDGPKVVLVGLDGSDTSLRAVSYAAGLARRQHALLAIVYVQPLLAAGAALGVPVAGTTDEIAEHLVAEIREAAEQVKGIFEVRWEFHTFRGDPFNGLVTAAERLKADAVVVGASQQAGHRIVGSVALRLVKAGRWPVTVVP; translated from the coding sequence GTGACCGATCAGCAAGCACACCGGTTCGAACGCGGCACCGACGGGCCGAAGGTCGTCCTCGTCGGGCTGGACGGCTCCGACACCTCCCTGCGCGCCGTGTCCTACGCGGCCGGCCTCGCCCGCCGTCAGCACGCGCTGCTCGCCATCGTGTACGTGCAGCCGTTGCTGGCGGCCGGTGCGGCGCTCGGGGTGCCGGTGGCGGGGACGACGGACGAGATCGCCGAGCATCTCGTCGCGGAGATCCGGGAGGCCGCCGAGCAGGTGAAGGGCATCTTCGAGGTGCGCTGGGAGTTCCACACCTTCCGCGGCGACCCGTTCAACGGTCTGGTGACGGCGGCGGAGCGGCTCAAGGCGGACGCGGTCGTGGTGGGCGCCTCCCAGCAGGCCGGCCACCGCATCGTCGGCTCGGTGGCACTGCGCCTGGTGAAGGCGGGCCGCTGGCCGGTGACGGTGGTGCCCTGA